One segment of Asaia bogorensis NBRC 16594 DNA contains the following:
- a CDS encoding acetyl-CoA carboxylase biotin carboxyl carrier protein has protein sequence MSRMLVDADAIRALADILTETGLTEIEVAEKDSRIRVARNAGGQVVHAVGAAPVAAAPVAAPAPAAAPVDAASHPGAVNSPMVGIAYLAPDPSAPPFVQEGQAVAAGQTLMLIEAMKTFNQIKAPRGGTLKRILVSSGDPVEFGEALAIIE, from the coding sequence ATGAGCCGTATGCTCGTGGACGCGGATGCCATCCGGGCATTGGCTGATATTCTGACCGAAACCGGACTGACCGAAATCGAGGTCGCGGAAAAGGACAGCCGCATTCGTGTGGCACGCAATGCCGGTGGTCAGGTTGTGCACGCCGTGGGCGCTGCCCCTGTCGCTGCAGCGCCGGTTGCAGCGCCTGCTCCGGCTGCTGCGCCGGTCGATGCAGCAAGCCACCCTGGCGCTGTCAACAGCCCGATGGTCGGCATTGCCTATCTGGCGCCCGACCCGTCGGCACCGCCTTTCGTGCAGGAAGGTCAGGCCGTTGCAGCCGGTCAGACCCTGATGCTGATCGAGGCCATGAAGACCTTCAATCAGATCAAGGCGCCGCGTGGCGGCACATTGAAGCGTATCCTGGTTTCCAGCGGTGACCCGGTTGAATTCGGCGAAGCGCTCGCCATCATAGAATAA
- a CDS encoding NIPSNAP family protein: protein MSVCVETFVLTCRSGSVPQVVAALEAPLVGRAGFLGCWTTELGILNQVVVMIEKLPDDIVWPGSDHGVQGIVQQEWTLHAGTSPQPGLHGGAYEWRLYDILDGCEAQVVGLMEASTPARAEISPAYAVMTASQGASRLLHIWPYADLADRAAKRKLAVESGVWPPKNILPLLGTMQSSILTPVAFSPSR from the coding sequence ATGTCGGTATGTGTTGAAACCTTTGTTCTCACCTGCCGCTCGGGCAGCGTTCCTCAGGTTGTTGCCGCGCTTGAGGCGCCACTTGTGGGGCGTGCCGGCTTCCTAGGATGCTGGACAACTGAACTGGGCATCCTGAATCAGGTTGTCGTCATGATCGAGAAGCTGCCGGACGACATCGTGTGGCCCGGTTCTGATCACGGCGTGCAGGGCATTGTGCAGCAGGAATGGACGCTCCACGCTGGAACGTCCCCGCAGCCCGGCCTCCATGGCGGTGCCTATGAATGGCGTCTCTATGATATTCTGGACGGGTGCGAGGCACAGGTCGTCGGTCTGATGGAGGCCTCGACCCCCGCGCGGGCCGAGATCTCCCCCGCCTACGCCGTTATGACCGCCTCCCAGGGCGCATCACGCCTCCTTCACATCTGGCCCTATGCCGATCTCGCTGACCGTGCTGCCAAGCGGAAGCTGGCGGTGGAAAGTGGTGTGTGGCCGCCCAAAAATATCCTGCCCCTACTGGGTACCATGCAAAGCAGTATCCTGACGCCAGTGGCTTTCTCGCCCAGCCGTTAA
- a CDS encoding S41 family peptidase gives MRLSSLLASTAIASLTLLGLASPPAQAAPGYLRDPALSGTTLVFDDEQSVWSAPLQGGNATRLTAPIGPDPHPILSPDGKQVAFLANYDGPQEIYVMPIEGGTARRVTFENQNVMPIGWDRKAGIIYSSAPATGPGLSRVVSAILPVSGTKRTYPLADANDAALSADGQWLYFVRFGTAVSHDHLRLYRGGAVAQLWRYRLKGGGEAERLGPQNVNLRRPMLWKDRLIVISDQSGRDNLWSYALDGTDGHPLTQHDDFGVRQASLSGHDVVYQRGADLYHFDLDTGAETLIPVDVVSDNAARRPQWLDNPFPYLTDIDLAPNGKQVALTLRGHVALASAGPQRRITLATAASTRLRHASLSPDGKTLYAFSDKGGESELWAFPATGGAEGTALTHASKSEPTGLWVSPDGTHIAHTDLAGHLYILDVATRTDKLIDDARLDGQSDYESVVWSHDGRALAFTRARGDNVRRQIALYPLETGATLWATTPDYDSYAPRFSPDGHFLWFLSDRLFKLSNGSPWGDRNPAPVFGPRTGIFALALHKSARFPFAPHNELEPAAPAKPPEKPAAPSNAKTPVFDPDGLAARLYQLPVPAADYSQIEIAPDYLYLLAKKPDDLTAKNDGMTLYSVKVTRDEIKPKVFAADLRDFSLTPDGKTLMLVSGKEKQRPKIQLVPAGATLGDAGGPESQVSLDGLRLRIDPGAEWQDMFTDAWRLHRDHFYDPALHGVDWNSVRERYRPLLARIGDRSDLDDLLGQMMGELNALHSQLRPAETTTRDNETLIAGLGAHLTRQPGGFLIDRIHTGNPDLPQDRAPLAAPDVDAQPGDLIVSLNGQSLADLPDLSSLLANQAGKQVLLTLKRKDRQFQTIVTPVSAKQEASLRLRAWESERAARVEKDSHGRIGYLHLRAMGPDDIAAFTRDFYAQTDKDGLIIDVRRNLGGNIDSWVLSQLLRKVWMFWSDHGKASQGNMQQAFRGHIVVLCDEFTYSDGETFSQGVKALGIGPLIGMRTAGAGVWLSDSDRLADNGLPRTAQHPYFDMKGHWLVENHGVEPDIAVENMPVATFNGQDQQLDKALETLNGLLQKQPITPMAAEGFSGAAEALPH, from the coding sequence ATGCGTCTCTCCTCCCTTCTCGCCAGTACCGCTATTGCCAGCCTGACCCTGCTTGGCCTTGCCTCGCCTCCTGCCCAGGCTGCGCCCGGCTATCTGCGTGATCCCGCCCTGTCAGGCACGACCCTTGTTTTTGATGACGAGCAATCGGTGTGGAGCGCCCCCTTGCAGGGCGGCAACGCAACGCGCCTGACCGCACCAATCGGCCCGGATCCGCATCCCATTCTCTCACCGGATGGCAAGCAGGTCGCCTTTCTGGCCAATTATGACGGCCCGCAGGAAATCTATGTCATGCCGATCGAAGGGGGGACGGCCAGGCGCGTTACCTTCGAGAACCAGAATGTCATGCCCATTGGCTGGGACAGAAAGGCAGGCATTATCTACAGTTCTGCTCCCGCGACGGGCCCGGGACTGAGCCGCGTAGTAAGCGCGATCCTTCCCGTAAGCGGCACGAAGCGCACCTACCCTCTGGCCGATGCCAATGACGCTGCCCTGAGCGCTGACGGACAATGGCTCTATTTCGTCCGTTTCGGCACAGCTGTCTCCCATGATCACCTCAGGCTGTATCGCGGCGGGGCCGTGGCGCAACTCTGGCGCTATCGCCTCAAGGGCGGTGGTGAAGCTGAACGTCTGGGGCCGCAAAACGTCAATCTGCGCCGCCCGATGCTCTGGAAAGACCGGCTGATCGTCATCAGCGACCAGAGCGGCCGCGACAATCTCTGGAGCTATGCGCTGGATGGCACGGATGGCCATCCGCTCACGCAACATGATGATTTCGGCGTCAGACAGGCCAGCCTGAGCGGCCACGATGTGGTTTATCAGCGCGGGGCCGACCTCTATCACTTCGACCTCGATACCGGCGCCGAGACGCTCATTCCCGTTGATGTTGTCAGTGACAATGCGGCGCGGCGCCCTCAGTGGCTTGATAATCCTTTCCCCTATCTGACCGATATCGATCTCGCGCCCAACGGCAAGCAGGTCGCCCTGACCCTGCGTGGTCACGTGGCGCTCGCCAGCGCGGGGCCGCAAAGACGCATCACGCTGGCAACCGCAGCGAGCACACGGTTGCGTCATGCCAGCCTCTCCCCTGACGGCAAGACGCTTTATGCATTCAGCGACAAGGGCGGGGAATCCGAGCTCTGGGCTTTTCCGGCCACGGGAGGCGCCGAAGGCACGGCCCTGACCCATGCCAGCAAGAGCGAGCCTACCGGGCTCTGGGTGTCGCCCGATGGCACCCATATCGCTCATACCGATCTTGCCGGGCATCTGTATATTCTGGACGTTGCGACACGCACCGACAAACTCATCGACGATGCTCGTCTCGACGGGCAGAGCGATTATGAGTCGGTGGTCTGGTCCCATGATGGCCGGGCGCTGGCCTTTACACGGGCGCGGGGGGATAATGTCCGGCGCCAGATCGCACTTTATCCTCTTGAAACAGGGGCCACGCTTTGGGCCACGACGCCGGACTACGATTCCTACGCGCCGCGCTTCAGCCCGGATGGTCACTTCCTGTGGTTCCTGTCCGACAGGCTTTTCAAGCTGAGCAATGGCAGCCCCTGGGGGGACCGCAACCCCGCACCCGTGTTCGGGCCTCGTACGGGAATTTTCGCGCTGGCCCTGCACAAGAGCGCGCGTTTCCCCTTTGCGCCGCATAATGAGCTCGAACCGGCAGCTCCGGCCAAGCCCCCCGAGAAGCCAGCCGCGCCCTCGAACGCCAAGACCCCGGTTTTCGACCCCGACGGTCTGGCCGCACGCCTGTATCAACTGCCCGTCCCGGCGGCGGATTACAGCCAGATCGAGATCGCGCCTGACTATCTCTATCTGCTGGCAAAAAAGCCGGACGACCTGACAGCCAAAAACGACGGGATGACGCTGTATTCCGTCAAGGTGACCCGTGACGAGATCAAGCCCAAGGTCTTTGCAGCAGATCTCAGGGATTTCAGCCTGACACCGGATGGCAAGACACTCATGCTGGTCTCCGGCAAGGAAAAGCAGCGACCCAAGATTCAGCTTGTCCCGGCAGGCGCGACGCTGGGTGATGCTGGAGGGCCGGAGTCACAGGTCAGTCTCGACGGCCTGCGACTGCGCATCGACCCCGGTGCGGAATGGCAGGACATGTTCACCGATGCGTGGCGTCTGCATCGAGACCATTTTTATGACCCTGCACTGCATGGCGTGGACTGGAACAGTGTTCGCGAACGCTACCGGCCGCTTCTGGCCCGCATAGGTGACCGCTCGGATCTGGATGATCTGCTCGGCCAGATGATGGGTGAACTCAATGCCCTTCACTCGCAGCTTCGCCCTGCCGAAACCACAACCCGCGACAATGAAACCCTGATTGCCGGCCTTGGTGCCCATCTGACACGCCAGCCGGGCGGCTTTCTGATTGATCGCATTCACACAGGCAACCCGGATCTCCCGCAGGATCGTGCACCGCTGGCAGCACCTGATGTCGATGCGCAGCCGGGTGATCTGATTGTCTCCCTCAACGGGCAAAGCCTGGCCGATTTGCCAGACCTCTCTTCGCTGCTTGCCAATCAGGCAGGCAAGCAGGTGCTGCTGACCCTCAAACGCAAGGACAGGCAGTTCCAGACCATCGTCACGCCTGTGTCCGCCAAGCAGGAGGCGAGTCTGCGTCTGCGTGCCTGGGAAAGCGAGCGCGCCGCGCGTGTCGAAAAGGACAGCCACGGACGGATAGGCTACCTGCACCTGCGCGCTATGGGCCCGGATGATATTGCAGCGTTCACGCGCGACTTCTATGCCCAGACCGATAAGGACGGGCTGATTATCGATGTTCGTCGCAATCTGGGTGGCAATATCGATTCCTGGGTGCTTTCGCAGCTGTTACGCAAGGTCTGGATGTTCTGGTCCGACCACGGCAAGGCTTCGCAAGGCAATATGCAACAGGCCTTCAGGGGGCATATCGTTGTTCTGTGCGATGAATTCACCTACTCGGATGGCGAGACCTTCTCGCAAGGCGTGAAGGCGCTCGGCATCGGGCCGTTAATTGGCATGCGTACAGCTGGAGCGGGCGTATGGCTCTCAGACTCCGACCGTCTGGCCGATAACGGCCTGCCCCGGACTGCACAGCATCCCTATTTCGACATGAAGGGCCATTGGCTTGTCGAAAACCACGGTGTGGAGCCCGACATTGCTGTCGAAAACATGCCGGTCGCGACGTTTAATGGTCAGGACCAGCAACTCGACAAGGCGTTGGAAACGCTGAATGGGCTGCTGCAAAAGCAGCCCATCACCCCGATGGCAGCTGAAGGCTTTTCGGGCGCCGCGGAGGCTTTGCCTCACTGA
- the acnA gene encoding aconitate hydratase AcnA: MRTVGRDSLGVMRDLEVDGRKYHIFSLPEAAAKLGNLSRLPVSLKVLLENVLRFEDGLSYRTEDAQAIVDWTAKGHSDQEVPFKPARILMQDFTGVPAVVDLAAMRDGIIALDGDPEKVNPLVPVDLVIDHSVMVDVAGSADALERNVEIEFERNGERYAFLRWGQGAFENFRVVPPGAGICHQVNLEYLAQAVWTGKVDGKDYAYPDTLYGTDSHTTMVNGMGVLGWGVGGIEAEAAMLGQPIAMLIPDVIGVRLEGVLPEGATATDLVLTITEMLRAEGVVGKFVEFFGPALDHLPVADRSTIANMAPEYGATCGFFPVDALTLDYLHQTGRDEHRIRLTEAYLRAQGMFRDADTPEPVFSKVLSLDLSTIIPSLAGPKRPQDRVALTNATAAFEEVLTTTLGVKPDDVRKRAIVAGSDYDIGHGDVVIAAITSCTNTSNPAVLVAAGLVARKARALGLKPKPWVKTSLAPGSQVVTDYLDKAGLSADLDALGFETVGYGCTTCIGNSGPIAQPIVNAIEGNGLVATSVLSGNRNFEGRISPNVRANYLASPPLVVAYALLGTLRKDITKEPLGISKDGKEIFLRDIWPSNEEIAALIKSSVTRESFVERYGSISKGTKQWQALAVASDARTFAWSDNSTYIQKPPYFEGLTKEPGETHDIENARILALLGDNITTDHISPAGAIKPSSPAGKFLSEHQVAVADYNSYGSRRGNDRVMVRGTFANIRIRNEMLPGVEGGMSKYLPDGTVASIYDVAHRYQQDGTPLVVIGGREYGMGSSRDWAAKGTNLLGIKAVIAESFERIHRSNLVGMGVLPLTFREGTTRKTLGLDGTETISLGGLESITPRMTVPMTITRASGETEQVELLCRIDTLDEVAYYRHGGILPYVLRGMTETD; the protein is encoded by the coding sequence ATGAGAACCGTTGGACGGGATTCCCTGGGCGTGATGCGGGATCTGGAGGTTGATGGCCGAAAGTACCACATCTTCTCCCTGCCAGAGGCGGCGGCCAAGCTGGGCAATCTGTCCCGCCTGCCAGTCAGCCTCAAGGTTCTTCTTGAGAACGTTCTGCGTTTCGAGGACGGGCTGAGCTATCGCACCGAAGATGCGCAGGCCATTGTCGACTGGACAGCGAAGGGCCATTCGGATCAGGAAGTGCCCTTCAAACCGGCGCGTATCCTCATGCAGGATTTCACCGGCGTTCCGGCCGTGGTCGATCTCGCTGCCATGCGCGACGGCATCATTGCCCTTGATGGCGATCCGGAGAAGGTGAACCCGCTGGTGCCGGTCGATCTCGTGATCGATCACTCGGTCATGGTGGATGTCGCGGGCAGCGCCGATGCGCTGGAACGCAATGTCGAGATCGAGTTCGAGCGCAATGGCGAGCGTTACGCCTTCCTGCGCTGGGGCCAAGGCGCATTCGAGAACTTCCGCGTCGTGCCGCCGGGTGCAGGCATCTGCCATCAGGTCAATCTCGAATATCTGGCGCAGGCCGTCTGGACCGGCAAGGTCGATGGCAAGGACTACGCCTATCCCGATACGCTTTATGGCACGGACAGCCACACCACTATGGTGAACGGAATGGGCGTTCTGGGCTGGGGTGTAGGCGGCATTGAGGCCGAGGCTGCCATGCTCGGCCAGCCTATTGCCATGCTGATCCCGGATGTGATCGGCGTGCGTCTCGAGGGTGTTCTGCCTGAAGGCGCGACCGCGACCGATCTCGTGCTGACCATTACCGAAATGCTGCGCGCCGAAGGCGTGGTTGGCAAATTCGTGGAATTTTTCGGCCCCGCCCTCGATCATCTGCCCGTGGCCGATCGTTCGACCATCGCCAATATGGCGCCGGAATATGGTGCAACCTGCGGGTTCTTCCCGGTCGATGCGCTGACGCTGGATTATCTGCACCAGACAGGCCGCGACGAGCATCGCATCCGTCTCACCGAGGCTTATCTGCGCGCCCAAGGCATGTTCCGCGATGCCGATACGCCTGAGCCCGTGTTCTCGAAGGTGCTGTCGCTCGATCTCTCGACCATCATCCCCTCACTGGCTGGTCCCAAGCGTCCGCAGGATCGCGTGGCCCTGACCAATGCGACGGCGGCTTTCGAGGAAGTGTTGACGACCACGCTGGGCGTGAAGCCCGACGACGTGCGCAAGCGCGCCATCGTGGCCGGGTCGGATTACGACATCGGTCATGGTGATGTGGTGATTGCGGCCATTACCTCGTGCACCAACACCTCCAACCCGGCGGTTCTGGTGGCGGCTGGTCTGGTGGCGCGCAAGGCCCGTGCGCTCGGCCTGAAGCCCAAGCCCTGGGTCAAGACGTCGCTTGCCCCCGGCTCGCAGGTGGTGACGGATTATCTCGACAAGGCGGGTCTCAGCGCGGATCTCGATGCGCTTGGCTTCGAGACGGTCGGTTATGGCTGCACGACCTGTATCGGCAATTCGGGTCCCATCGCCCAGCCGATCGTGAATGCGATCGAAGGCAATGGTCTGGTGGCGACGTCGGTGCTTTCGGGTAACCGTAACTTTGAAGGGCGCATCTCGCCCAACGTGCGCGCCAACTACCTCGCCAGCCCGCCGCTGGTGGTGGCCTATGCCCTGCTTGGCACCCTGCGCAAGGACATCACGAAAGAGCCCCTCGGCATCTCGAAGGATGGCAAGGAAATCTTCCTGCGCGATATCTGGCCAAGCAATGAAGAGATCGCAGCGCTCATCAAGTCCTCCGTCACGCGTGAGAGCTTTGTCGAGCGTTATGGCAGCATCTCGAAGGGCACGAAGCAATGGCAGGCTCTGGCCGTAGCCAGCGATGCGCGGACCTTCGCGTGGTCGGACAACTCGACCTATATCCAGAAGCCGCCCTATTTCGAGGGGCTGACCAAGGAGCCGGGCGAGACGCATGACATCGAGAATGCACGCATTCTCGCACTGCTGGGCGACAACATCACGACTGACCACATCTCACCGGCAGGGGCCATCAAGCCGTCCTCTCCGGCGGGCAAGTTCCTGAGCGAGCATCAGGTGGCGGTTGCGGATTACAACTCCTACGGGTCGCGCCGTGGCAATGACCGCGTGATGGTGCGTGGCACCTTTGCCAATATCCGTATCCGCAACGAGATGCTTCCGGGCGTCGAGGGCGGCATGTCGAAATACCTGCCTGATGGCACGGTGGCGTCGATCTATGACGTGGCGCATCGCTATCAGCAGGATGGCACGCCTCTGGTCGTGATTGGCGGGCGTGAATACGGCATGGGCTCCTCGCGTGACTGGGCCGCCAAGGGCACGAATCTGCTAGGCATCAAGGCCGTGATTGCAGAGAGCTTCGAGCGTATCCATCGTTCCAATCTCGTGGGCATGGGCGTTCTGCCTCTGACGTTCCGTGAGGGCACGACGCGCAAGACGCTGGGGCTGGATGGCACCGAGACGATCTCACTGGGTGGGCTCGAGTCCATTACCCCGCGTATGACCGTACCCATGACCATCACCCGCGCCAGCGGCGAGACCGAGCAAGTCGAACTTCTTTGCCGCATCGATACGCTTGATGAAGTCGCCTATTACAGGCATGGAGGGATTCTCCCTTATGTCCTGCGCGGGATGACCGAAACTGACTGA
- the ccmA gene encoding heme ABC exporter ATP-binding protein CcmA yields the protein MSGFPSPPAPWLSLHDVTVIRGDRLVLDGLSLSLAPGEAILLTGPNGAGKSTLLRFLAGLCPAQGGQVTWNGEARSADRPDPEQALDIAYLGHQDALKPALTLRQNLGLEAGLFGARTPKGDESAALDQALDLLGLITLADLPTRLLSAGQKRRGAFARLLLRHAPLWLLDEPSLGLDAHAIETLGHVMARHRAQGGMIIATTHVPLPLTDAMTLALTPTAFQGRDPCW from the coding sequence ATGTCAGGTTTTCCCTCGCCTCCAGCGCCCTGGCTCAGTTTGCATGACGTAACCGTGATACGCGGTGATCGTCTGGTGCTGGATGGACTCAGCCTGTCGCTCGCGCCCGGCGAGGCCATCCTGCTCACGGGTCCGAATGGTGCGGGCAAATCAACCCTGCTCCGTTTTCTGGCCGGGCTCTGCCCCGCACAGGGTGGTCAGGTCACCTGGAATGGCGAGGCAAGGTCAGCCGACAGGCCCGATCCGGAACAGGCTCTGGATATCGCGTATCTTGGCCATCAGGATGCACTCAAGCCTGCTCTTACCCTGCGTCAGAACCTGGGCCTTGAGGCCGGGTTATTTGGGGCACGAACACCAAAAGGGGACGAGAGTGCAGCGCTGGATCAGGCTCTCGACCTCCTTGGCCTGATAACACTGGCTGATCTGCCGACGCGGCTTCTTTCGGCAGGCCAGAAAAGACGCGGCGCTTTCGCCCGCCTCCTTCTGCGCCACGCGCCCCTCTGGTTGCTGGATGAACCGAGCCTCGGGCTGGATGCGCACGCCATCGAAACACTCGGGCATGTAATGGCCCGGCATCGTGCCCAGGGTGGCATGATCATCGCCACAACCCATGTTCCCCTGCCCCTGACCGATGCCATGACCCTCGCTCTCACTCCCACGGCTTTTCAGGGGCGTGACCCATGCTGGTGA
- the accC gene encoding acetyl-CoA carboxylase biotin carboxylase subunit, whose product MFSKILIANRGEIALRILRACRELGIATVAVHSTADADAMHVRLADEAVCIGPPSSRESYLNVAAILSAATITGAEAIHPGYGFLSENADFAETVEEHGFVFIGPTAHHIRTMGDKIMAKTTMRELGVPLVPGSDGALRDLAAAREVAAKVGYPVLIKAAAGGGGRGMKVAQTEDEIEEAWSVARTEARAAFGNDEVYLEKYLDKPRHIELQIMADTHGNVVHFGERDCSLQRRHQKLLEEAGSPVLTAEERDAIGATATSALKKMGYRNAGTLEFLYQDGQFCFIEMNTRLQVEHPVTEMVCDVDLVREQIRVAAGEALGYEQSDITFSGHAIECRINAEDPETFMPNPGTIKVFHAPGGLGVRIDSAIYAGYRVPPYYDSMIAKLIVHAPTRAEAIARMMRALDECVVDGVKTVIPLHRKILADPQFQKGDYTIHWLEKFVDSLKK is encoded by the coding sequence ATGTTTTCCAAGATCCTGATCGCCAATCGCGGCGAAATCGCGCTTCGCATCCTGCGCGCCTGCCGTGAACTGGGCATTGCAACGGTTGCCGTGCATTCCACGGCCGATGCCGATGCTATGCATGTCCGACTGGCGGATGAGGCGGTCTGCATCGGCCCGCCTTCGTCGCGCGAATCCTATCTGAACGTGGCGGCCATCCTCTCCGCAGCGACCATCACCGGGGCAGAAGCCATTCATCCGGGTTATGGCTTCCTGTCCGAGAATGCAGATTTTGCCGAGACGGTCGAGGAGCACGGCTTCGTGTTCATTGGCCCGACCGCCCATCATATCCGTACGATGGGTGACAAGATCATGGCCAAGACCACCATGCGTGAGCTTGGTGTGCCGCTTGTGCCGGGCTCTGATGGTGCCTTGCGCGATCTGGCAGCAGCGCGCGAAGTTGCCGCCAAGGTTGGTTATCCTGTGCTGATCAAGGCCGCCGCCGGTGGCGGTGGTCGCGGCATGAAGGTCGCTCAGACCGAGGATGAGATCGAGGAAGCCTGGTCGGTCGCTCGTACCGAGGCACGGGCAGCATTTGGTAATGACGAGGTCTATCTCGAGAAATATCTCGACAAGCCGCGTCATATCGAGCTGCAGATCATGGCCGACACGCATGGCAATGTCGTGCATTTCGGCGAGCGTGACTGCTCGCTGCAGCGTCGCCACCAGAAGCTCCTGGAAGAGGCTGGCTCACCCGTTCTGACCGCCGAAGAGCGTGACGCGATTGGCGCCACCGCAACGTCAGCGTTGAAGAAGATGGGCTATCGCAATGCAGGTACGCTCGAATTCCTGTATCAGGACGGCCAGTTCTGCTTCATCGAGATGAACACGCGCCTTCAGGTCGAGCATCCGGTGACCGAGATGGTGTGCGATGTCGATCTGGTGCGTGAGCAGATCCGTGTCGCGGCTGGTGAAGCCCTTGGATATGAGCAGTCGGACATCACGTTCAGCGGTCATGCCATCGAGTGCCGCATCAACGCTGAAGATCCCGAGACGTTCATGCCTAACCCGGGCACGATCAAAGTGTTCCATGCACCAGGCGGGCTGGGTGTGCGCATCGATAGCGCCATCTATGCGGGTTACCGCGTGCCCCCTTACTACGACAGCATGATCGCCAAGCTGATTGTCCATGCGCCGACCCGTGCGGAAGCCATTGCCCGCATGATGCGTGCGCTGGATGAATGTGTGGTCGATGGCGTGAAAACTGTCATTCCGCTGCATCGCAAGATTCTGGCGGATCCCCAGTTCCAGAAGGGTGACTACACGATTCACTGGCTGGAAAAATTCGTCGACTCACTCAAGAAGTAA
- a CDS encoding amino acid ABC transporter ATP-binding protein: MSLRVRRGDLISIIGPSGCGKSTFLRCLNFLEIPDSGTIRIRDIEIDTVAGQGWNRAQERRAHKLRAHVGMVFQSFNLFPHRTVLDNVMLAPRAVKGMATGDIAPLARGLLAKVGLDGLADRYPSTLSGGQQQRAAIARALAMKPAIMLYDEPTSALDPELAEEVLQVMRRLDEEGMTQIVVTHDMRFARAASNRVLYVEGGHIIESGDPEEVFAAPEDARTRRFLRSLL; this comes from the coding sequence ATGTCGCTTCGCGTTAGGCGTGGTGACCTGATTTCCATCATCGGGCCTTCGGGCTGCGGGAAATCGACTTTTCTTCGCTGTCTCAATTTTCTTGAGATACCTGATTCCGGAACGATCCGGATACGGGATATCGAAATCGACACGGTCGCCGGTCAGGGCTGGAACCGCGCCCAGGAGCGTCGTGCCCATAAGCTGCGTGCCCATGTCGGCATGGTTTTCCAGTCGTTCAACCTGTTTCCCCATCGCACTGTTCTGGACAATGTCATGCTGGCGCCACGGGCGGTTAAAGGCATGGCAACTGGCGATATCGCGCCGCTGGCGCGTGGTCTGCTGGCGAAGGTCGGGCTCGATGGTCTGGCTGACCGTTATCCCTCGACACTGTCTGGCGGTCAGCAGCAGCGTGCGGCCATTGCCCGCGCCCTGGCCATGAAACCGGCCATCATGCTCTATGACGAGCCGACCTCTGCGCTGGACCCCGAACTGGCTGAAGAAGTTTTGCAGGTCATGCGCAGACTGGATGAGGAGGGCATGACCCAGATCGTCGTGACGCACGATATGCGCTTTGCCCGTGCGGCCTCGAACCGCGTGCTGTACGTCGAGGGTGGGCATATCATCGAAAGCGGCGACCCTGAAGAAGTGTTTGCGGCTCCCGAAGATGCCAGAACGCGCCGCTTCCTGAGGTCACTGCTGTGA
- the ccmB gene encoding heme exporter protein CcmB — protein sequence MLVSAFLSLIRRDLSLAVRFGADTLAAVLFFVLCASLFPLALGPSPVLLHRMAPGIIWVCALLASLLPLDRLFGAELDDGGLDHLLLLGLPPSLVALAKIIAHWLTTGVPLLVAAGPLTLMLGGTPGDILPLLAGLVPGTALLSLLGGMAAGLVLGARRGSILLPLLTLPLSSPVLIFGAAAADATANGQSNRVELSILGAFLALALPLCPLAAGSGLRAATS from the coding sequence ATGCTGGTGAGCGCTTTCCTCTCCCTCATCCGGCGCGACCTGTCTCTTGCCGTGCGCTTTGGGGCCGACACGCTCGCGGCTGTTCTTTTCTTCGTGCTCTGTGCCAGCCTCTTTCCGCTGGCGCTTGGACCATCGCCGGTTCTGCTTCACCGCATGGCCCCAGGCATTATCTGGGTCTGCGCGCTGCTGGCCAGCCTGTTGCCGCTCGACCGGCTTTTTGGTGCCGAACTTGATGATGGCGGCCTCGATCACCTCCTGCTTCTCGGCCTGCCCCCTTCGCTGGTGGCGCTTGCCAAGATCATCGCGCACTGGCTGACAACCGGCGTGCCCCTGCTCGTTGCGGCCGGCCCTCTTACACTCATGCTGGGGGGCACGCCGGGCGATATCCTGCCACTGCTGGCCGGGCTCGTGCCGGGCACGGCGCTGCTTTCGCTTCTGGGGGGAATGGCGGCGGGGCTCGTGCTGGGCGCGCGACGTGGCAGCATCCTGCTGCCGCTTCTGACTCTGCCCCTCTCCTCACCTGTGCTGATCTTTGGCGCAGCAGCCGCCGATGCGACGGCCAATGGTCAAAGCAACAGGGTGGAGCTGAGCATACTCGGCGCCTTTCTGGCGCTGGCACTGCCTCTGTGCCCCCTGGCCGCCGGAAGCGGATTACGCGCCGCTACCAGCTAA